In Nocardia asteroides, a single genomic region encodes these proteins:
- a CDS encoding DUF4153 domain-containing protein produces MPGTPADNPSETAEPAGSGATPHHAGPTAEATDALPAPPPAGPTAPTAVLAPKLASPSHSPRTPPLPPPRPPRRHRVSYPAGVLTAATAAGLAGALTVTLDRPGIGWLLAGTAAVTAVGTVHLRALRAVPNDDPTPALRSQRLGWTIATLALLAVGTVRAAPWLFVLCAIAAGITASLAVLGRRTFHGILFDALAIPLAATDAFGWAWAANDRRRKDGTATGNRRLAVSLAATAAVLLVFVPLLAGADATFAAGIDSITPRVGGYTILTWIIVFGTVVIGVTSALYLLAGPLGAAAAEPPRRTFALLEWALPVGTLTALFAAFVGTQSVAAFGGDDYVQRTADLTYAEYARSGFWQLSAVTVLTLAVVLPVLHRAAKDTATERRWLRTLLIAVSGLTLVIDASAVTRLWTYQEAYGHTVLRLLVGTTELGLAAVYLMVIAAVLRLRWAWLPRAAIGTAVATLLALAAIDPERLIADRNIDRWQHSGKLDTGYLGGLSADVAPALDRLPADLRLRLRADLADRLGDDTWQSWNLARHNAR; encoded by the coding sequence GTGCCCGGAACACCCGCCGACAACCCATCGGAGACAGCAGAACCCGCAGGCAGCGGAGCCACACCGCACCACGCCGGACCCACTGCCGAGGCAACCGACGCCCTACCCGCTCCACCGCCCGCCGGACCTACCGCCCCGACAGCCGTCCTGGCACCGAAACTCGCCTCCCCCAGCCACTCACCCCGCACACCGCCGCTGCCCCCGCCGCGCCCACCACGCAGGCACCGGGTCAGCTACCCCGCGGGAGTACTCACCGCCGCAACCGCCGCCGGCCTGGCCGGCGCACTCACCGTCACCCTCGACCGCCCCGGTATCGGCTGGCTCCTGGCGGGAACCGCCGCCGTCACCGCGGTCGGCACCGTCCACCTGCGCGCCCTGCGCGCCGTCCCGAACGACGACCCCACCCCGGCCCTGCGCTCGCAACGCCTCGGGTGGACCATCGCCACCCTCGCCCTGCTCGCCGTCGGCACCGTCCGCGCCGCACCCTGGCTCTTCGTGCTCTGCGCGATCGCCGCCGGAATCACCGCCTCGCTGGCCGTGCTCGGCCGCCGCACATTTCACGGCATCCTCTTCGACGCCCTCGCCATCCCGCTCGCCGCCACCGACGCCTTCGGCTGGGCGTGGGCCGCCAACGACCGGCGGCGCAAAGACGGCACCGCCACCGGAAACCGGCGGCTCGCCGTCTCCCTCGCGGCGACCGCCGCCGTACTACTCGTCTTCGTCCCGCTGCTCGCCGGCGCCGACGCCACCTTCGCCGCCGGAATCGACTCCATCACCCCGCGCGTCGGCGGCTACACCATCCTCACCTGGATCATCGTCTTCGGCACCGTCGTCATCGGCGTCACCAGCGCCCTCTACCTGCTCGCCGGGCCGCTCGGCGCCGCGGCGGCCGAGCCACCCCGACGCACCTTCGCGCTCCTGGAGTGGGCACTCCCGGTCGGCACCCTCACCGCGCTGTTCGCCGCTTTCGTCGGCACCCAATCGGTCGCGGCCTTCGGCGGCGACGACTACGTGCAGCGCACCGCCGACCTCACCTATGCCGAATACGCGCGCAGCGGCTTCTGGCAACTCTCCGCCGTCACCGTGCTCACCCTCGCCGTCGTCCTCCCCGTCCTGCACCGCGCCGCGAAGGACACCGCCACCGAGCGCCGCTGGCTCCGCACCCTGCTCATCGCGGTCAGCGGACTCACGCTGGTCATCGACGCCTCCGCCGTCACCCGGCTCTGGACCTACCAGGAGGCCTATGGCCACACCGTGCTCCGGCTCCTGGTCGGCACCACCGAACTCGGCCTCGCCGCCGTCTACCTCATGGTCATCGCCGCCGTGCTCCGGCTGCGCTGGGCCTGGCTGCCGCGCGCCGCCATCGGCACCGCCGTCGCCACCCTGCTCGCGCTCGCCGCGATCGATCCCGAGCGGCTGATCGCCGACCGCAACATCGACCGCTGGCAGCACAGCGGCAAACTCGACACCGGCTACCTCGGCGGCCTCTCCGCCGACGTCGCGCCCGCCCTCGACCGGCTCCCCGCCGACCTCCGGCTCCGGCTGCGCGCCGACCTCGCCGACCGGCTCGGCGACGACACCTGGCAGAGCTGGAACCTGGCCAGGCACAACGCCCGTTAG
- a CDS encoding FAD-dependent monooxygenase: protein MRVVVVGGGIGGLALGSGLRRAGVEVSVFERDTDVRATGGYHITLDGPAQEALRGLVAPEIVERMLASGSALRLRDPDAFWDRRGRVLGYGPELRDDPGLDIDRITLRALLAEAVGDDLHLGKVVSGVGYDGDGAPAVSFDDGSSVTGDLVVGADGAHSLVARFLAGGPTNAPAGIVGFSGRTSVADLSAGERERLGTRSGLVVGPHGAALYLGFLDPVGNAVLNRPELRASVTTGPTFIWGAMFPDSPVTDALRKPHGSALRAALVDRFLELGWSARVLEVLGAADPATVAAFRFNAASSRAGDLAPWGAGRITALGDAVHATPPTAGMGAGAAIRDAADLVERLGHSPALAPAVAAFEAAMRERGAAVLTAAMGPVRWILCTDTVAGAALTRAATPVLAAVARARGLR, encoded by the coding sequence ATGCGGGTCGTTGTTGTCGGAGGCGGAATCGGCGGGCTGGCGCTGGGGTCGGGGTTGCGGCGGGCGGGGGTGGAGGTGTCGGTGTTCGAGCGGGATACCGATGTCCGGGCGACGGGCGGATACCACATCACGCTGGACGGGCCGGCGCAGGAGGCGCTGCGCGGGTTGGTCGCGCCGGAGATCGTGGAGCGGATGCTGGCCTCGGGTTCGGCGCTGCGGCTGCGTGATCCGGACGCGTTCTGGGATCGGCGGGGGCGGGTGCTCGGGTACGGCCCGGAGCTGCGCGACGATCCGGGTCTCGACATCGACCGGATCACGCTGCGCGCGCTGCTGGCGGAGGCGGTCGGTGACGATCTGCACCTGGGAAAGGTGGTGAGCGGGGTCGGGTACGACGGGGACGGCGCGCCGGCGGTGTCGTTCGACGACGGCTCCTCGGTGACGGGTGATCTGGTGGTCGGGGCGGATGGCGCGCATTCGCTCGTCGCGCGGTTCCTGGCGGGCGGGCCGACGAACGCGCCCGCGGGGATCGTCGGGTTTTCGGGGCGGACCTCGGTCGCTGATCTGAGCGCGGGTGAACGGGAGCGGCTGGGTACGCGGTCGGGGCTGGTGGTCGGGCCGCACGGTGCGGCGCTGTATCTGGGGTTTCTCGATCCGGTGGGCAATGCGGTGCTGAATCGTCCCGAGCTGCGGGCCTCGGTGACCACCGGGCCGACGTTCATCTGGGGTGCCATGTTCCCGGATTCGCCGGTGACCGATGCGCTGCGGAAGCCGCACGGGAGCGCGCTGCGGGCGGCGCTGGTTGATCGCTTCCTGGAGCTGGGCTGGAGTGCGCGGGTGCTGGAGGTGCTCGGAGCGGCCGATCCGGCGACGGTGGCGGCGTTCCGTTTCAACGCGGCCTCGTCCCGGGCGGGTGATCTCGCGCCGTGGGGTGCGGGGCGGATCACCGCGCTGGGCGACGCGGTCCATGCCACGCCGCCTACCGCGGGGATGGGCGCCGGTGCGGCCATTCGTGACGCGGCCGATCTGGTCGAACGGCTGGGGCATTCACCGGCGCTCGCACCGGCGGTGGCGGCGTTCGAGGCGGCTATGCGGGAGCGGGGTGCGGCGGTCCTGACCGCGGCGATGGGGCCGGTGCGCTGGATTCTGTGCACCGACACCGTGGCCGGGGCGGCGCTGACGCGGGCCGCCACCCCGGTGCTGGCCGCTGTCGCGCGGGCGCGCGGGCTTCGCTAA